A single Dunckerocampus dactyliophorus isolate RoL2022-P2 chromosome 2, RoL_Ddac_1.1, whole genome shotgun sequence DNA region contains:
- the crfb16 gene encoding cytokine receptor family member B16 isoform X2, which produces MKDLRNLSFLHRGWNSLLLKELLREPTVSCSGEFELMILDGTWLDVPECQNITHAHCDLTFDLGSDSDYNIRVRAECESEMSPWTQLSPAFNRKDTVLTVPHMVVSAPGHALQVTFDQVPPTASISVMVWKQGNEAQMDVYTISAEEKVLHVAALQDGEVYCIRAWMVLEGRIQSGSTEIHCEPIKGAHATWKSPTNVVVTLVVMACVLFAVVWAVVHCHVHAYCQCLDKEALPRSLRTDWDVDSALSMYPTEVCAHVHLVHSGEQDRFKPLPLQPDPY; this is translated from the exons atgaaggacctgcggaacctctccttttTACACCGTGGGTggaacagtctgctgctgaaggagctgctaagggaacccacagtgtcatgtagcgg CGAGTTTGAGCTGATGATCCTGGACGGAACCTGGCTGGACGTCCCCGAGTGCCAAAATATTACACACGCTCACTGTGACTTGACCTTCGACCTGGGTTCTGACTCGGACTACAACATCCGCGTCCGAGCAGAGTGCGAGTCAGAGATGTCACCGTGGACCCAGCTCAGTCCGGCTTTCAACAGGAAGGATA CTGTGCTGACGGTGCCCCACATGGTGGTTTCTGCACCGGGCCATGCCCTCCAGGTGACCTTTGACCAGGTCCCGCCCACAGCCTCCATCAGTGTGATGGTGTGGAAGCAGGGCAACGAGGCCCAG ATGGACGTCTACACTATCTCAGCAGAGGAGAAAGTTCTACACGTGGCCGCCCTGCAGGATGGGGAGGTGTACTGCATCAGAGCTTGGATGGTTTTGGAGGGGCGAATCCAAAGCGGCAGCACCGAAATCCACTGTGAGCCCATAAAAG GTGCACACGCTACCTGGAAGAGTCCCACCAATGTGGTGGTCACACTAGTTGTGATGGCTTGTGTCCTCTTCGCTGTCGTATGGGCTGTGGTCCACTGCCATGTCCACGCCTACTGCCAGTGCCTCGACAAGGAGGCACTGCCACGCTCTCTG AGAACAGACTGGGATGTGGACTCTGCGTTGAGCATGTACCCGACAgaagtgtgtgcacatgtgcactTAGTGCACAGTGGCGAGCAGGACCGCTTCAAACCATTACCACTCCAACCAGACCCTTATTGA
- the crfb16 gene encoding cytokine receptor family member B16 isoform X1, whose protein sequence is MKDLRNLSFLHRGWNSLLLKELLREPTVSCSGEFELMILDGTWLDVPECQNITHAHCDLTFDLGSDSDYNIRVRAECESEMSPWTQLSPAFNRKDTVLTVPHMVVSAPGHALQVTFDQVPPTASISVMVWKQGNEAQMDVYTISAEEKVLHVAALQDGEVYCIRAWMVLEGRIQSGSTEIHCEPIKGAHATWKSPTNVVVTLVVMACVLFAVVWAVVHCHVHAYCQCLDKEALPRSLQRTDWDVDSALSMYPTEVCAHVHLVHSGEQDRFKPLPLQPDPY, encoded by the exons atgaaggacctgcggaacctctccttttTACACCGTGGGTggaacagtctgctgctgaaggagctgctaagggaacccacagtgtcatgtagcgg CGAGTTTGAGCTGATGATCCTGGACGGAACCTGGCTGGACGTCCCCGAGTGCCAAAATATTACACACGCTCACTGTGACTTGACCTTCGACCTGGGTTCTGACTCGGACTACAACATCCGCGTCCGAGCAGAGTGCGAGTCAGAGATGTCACCGTGGACCCAGCTCAGTCCGGCTTTCAACAGGAAGGATA CTGTGCTGACGGTGCCCCACATGGTGGTTTCTGCACCGGGCCATGCCCTCCAGGTGACCTTTGACCAGGTCCCGCCCACAGCCTCCATCAGTGTGATGGTGTGGAAGCAGGGCAACGAGGCCCAG ATGGACGTCTACACTATCTCAGCAGAGGAGAAAGTTCTACACGTGGCCGCCCTGCAGGATGGGGAGGTGTACTGCATCAGAGCTTGGATGGTTTTGGAGGGGCGAATCCAAAGCGGCAGCACCGAAATCCACTGTGAGCCCATAAAAG GTGCACACGCTACCTGGAAGAGTCCCACCAATGTGGTGGTCACACTAGTTGTGATGGCTTGTGTCCTCTTCGCTGTCGTATGGGCTGTGGTCCACTGCCATGTCCACGCCTACTGCCAGTGCCTCGACAAGGAGGCACTGCCACGCTCTCTG CAGAGAACAGACTGGGATGTGGACTCTGCGTTGAGCATGTACCCGACAgaagtgtgtgcacatgtgcactTAGTGCACAGTGGCGAGCAGGACCGCTTCAAACCATTACCACTCCAACCAGACCCTTATTGA
- the crfb16 gene encoding cytokine receptor family member B16 isoform X3: protein MKDLRNLSFLHRGWNSLLLKELLREPTVSCSGEFELMILDGTWLDVPECQNITHAHCDLTFDLGSDSDYNIRVRAECESEMSPWTQLSPAFNRKDTVLTVPHMVVSAPGHALQVTFDQVPPTASISVMVWKQGNEAQMDVYTISAEEKVLHVAALQDGEVYCIRAWMVLEGRIQSGSTEIHCAHATWKSPTNVVVTLVVMACVLFAVVWAVVHCHVHAYCQCLDKEALPRSLQRTDWDVDSALSMYPTEVCAHVHLVHSGEQDRFKPLPLQPDPY from the exons atgaaggacctgcggaacctctccttttTACACCGTGGGTggaacagtctgctgctgaaggagctgctaagggaacccacagtgtcatgtagcgg CGAGTTTGAGCTGATGATCCTGGACGGAACCTGGCTGGACGTCCCCGAGTGCCAAAATATTACACACGCTCACTGTGACTTGACCTTCGACCTGGGTTCTGACTCGGACTACAACATCCGCGTCCGAGCAGAGTGCGAGTCAGAGATGTCACCGTGGACCCAGCTCAGTCCGGCTTTCAACAGGAAGGATA CTGTGCTGACGGTGCCCCACATGGTGGTTTCTGCACCGGGCCATGCCCTCCAGGTGACCTTTGACCAGGTCCCGCCCACAGCCTCCATCAGTGTGATGGTGTGGAAGCAGGGCAACGAGGCCCAG ATGGACGTCTACACTATCTCAGCAGAGGAGAAAGTTCTACACGTGGCCGCCCTGCAGGATGGGGAGGTGTACTGCATCAGAGCTTGGATGGTTTTGGAGGGGCGAATCCAAAGCGGCAGCACCGAAATCCACT GTGCACACGCTACCTGGAAGAGTCCCACCAATGTGGTGGTCACACTAGTTGTGATGGCTTGTGTCCTCTTCGCTGTCGTATGGGCTGTGGTCCACTGCCATGTCCACGCCTACTGCCAGTGCCTCGACAAGGAGGCACTGCCACGCTCTCTG CAGAGAACAGACTGGGATGTGGACTCTGCGTTGAGCATGTACCCGACAgaagtgtgtgcacatgtgcactTAGTGCACAGTGGCGAGCAGGACCGCTTCAAACCATTACCACTCCAACCAGACCCTTATTGA
- the slc39a6 gene encoding zinc transporter ZIP6 → MFSEDSWRLIVVLLFLLTVSLLAGDRLVASECSTPSVHVLSAGMDIQRAEQNQKRHLEALFNRYGQNGTISLAGLKLLLHSVGLDRVRSVTTQHHHHHNDHDHDHDHGTSHEPSDSSRERQRRSTDDVQEADANSQFVSNASEVQLLARSQTHAVGNRSDDRDHRDDDGHEYHDHDGHAKAHEDGHTHDHIDDHAHDHHDHEDNQVHNYHDLTGGHMDQDIECLNASSILSSHGMTQEGGVTLADFTYLCPALLHQIDAGACILHKGSDQTHRGLDQSSKDISTAWLGGFVSISIISLLSLLGVVLIPLMNRVFFKFLLSFLVALAVGTLSGDAFLHLIPHSQGGHQHQHSGLKHAHGEDLDAVWKGLTALGGVYFMFLIEHFLTLGKMYKDKKQKMQKKQNHKADPEKQLALEDDNMLTSQDTETNGGGVFADRADAEDDGVAEEEQVMLQASATSAHGYTADDCENKCHSHFHDTVGQADSLHHHHHDYHHILHHHHSQNHHPHSHAHSYPEHHFQQAGVATLAWMVIMGDGLHNFSDGLAIGAAFSEGLSSGLSTSVAVFCHELPHELGDFAVLLKAGMTVRQAILYNVLSAMMAYFGMVTGILIGHYAENISMWIFALTAGLFMYVALVDMVPEMLHNDAGDHGFSHCGFFLLQNAGILLGFGIMLLIAIFEHKIQLDLRF, encoded by the exons ATGTTTTCTGAGGACTCGTGGCGGCTCATAGTGGTCCTGTTGTTCCTCCTCACCGTGTCCTTGTTGGCTGGAGACAGGTTGGTCGCTTCGGAATGCAGCACGCCCTCTGTGCACGTTCTCTCAGCTGGGATGGACATACAGAGAGCGGAGCAGAACCAGAAACGACATCTGGAGGCTCTGTTCAATAG GTATGGACAAAATGGGACCATTTCCCTGGCGGGCCTGAAGCTCCTCCTCCATAGTGTGGGCTTGGACCGCGTGAGGAGCGTGACCACACAACACCACCATCATCACAATGACCATGACCATGACCATGACCATGGCACATCGCATGAACCCTCTGACAGTTCCAGAGAGCGTCAGAGGCGGAGCACGGATGATGTTCAGGAGGCTGATGCCAACTCACAGTTTGTCAGCAACGCCTCTGAAGTTCAACTGCTTGCCAGAAGTCAGACACACGCAGTGGGAAACCGCTCGGATGACCGTGATCACAGGGATGATGACGGTCATGAATATCATGATCATGATGGCCACGCTAAGGCGCATGAAGATGGCCACACTCATGATCACATTGATGACCATGCCCATGACCATCATGATCATGAGGATAACCAGGTCCATAATTATCACGACTTGACAGGTGGCCACATGGACCAGGATATTGAG TGTCTGAACGCCTCCAGTATCCTCTCCTCACATGGGATGACACAGGAGGGGGGCGTGACCCTGGCTGACTTCACATACCTCTGTCCCGCCCTCCTCCACCAGATAGACGCTGGTGCCTGCATCCTCCACAAAGGCAGCG ACCAGACACATCGTGGACTCGATCAAAGCAGCAAGGACATCTCAACAG CGTGGCTCGGCGGCTTTGTGTCCATTAGCATCATCAGCCTCCTATCGCTGCTGGGTGTCGTCCTCATCCCTCTCATGAACAGAGTCTTCTTCAAGTTCCTCCTCAGCTTCCTGGTGGCGCTGGCTGTCGGCACGCTCAGTGGCGATGCATTCCTGCACCTCATCCCTCAT TCTCAAGGCGGACACCAGCACCAACATTCAGGGCTGAAGCATGCGCACGGAGAAGACCTGGACGCCGTGTGGAAAGGTCTAACGGCTCTTGGTGGTGTCTACTTCATGTTTCTCATTGAACACTTCCTCACACTGGGAAAAATGTACAAGGATAAAAAACAGAAG ATGCAGAAGAAGCAGAACCACAAGGCAGACCCAGAGAAGCAGCTCGCTCTGGAGGATGACAACATGCTGACAAGCCAAG ATACGGAGACCAATGGTGGCGGAGTTTTCGCCGATCGTGCAGACGCAGAGGACGACGGAGTGGCAGAGGAGGAACAAGTGATGCTGCAGGCGTCGGCGACATCAGCGCATGGTTACACGGCCGACGACTGCGAGAACAAATGCCACTCCCACTTCCATGACACCGTGGGCCAGGCAGACAGCTTACATCACCATCACCACGACTACCACCACATCCTACACCACCACCACTCCCAGAACCACCACCCTCACAGCCACGCCCACTCCTACCCTGAGCACCACTTCCAGCAAGCGGGCGTTGCCACGCTGGCCTGGATGGTCATCATGGGTGACGGCTTGCACAACTTCAGTGACGGCCTGGCCATCG GCGCAGCGTTCAGCGAGGGGCTATCCAGCGGCCTCAGCACGTCAGTGGCAGTTTTCTGTCATGAGCTGCCTCACGAGTTGG GTGACTTTGCGGTGCTGCTGAAGGCAGGAATGACGGTGCGTCAAGCCATCCTGTACAATGTGCTGTCAGCCATGATGGCGTACTTTGGGATGGTGACGGGTATCTTGATCGGACACTACGCAGAGAACATCTCCATGTGGATCTTCGCCCTCACGGCAGGACTCTTCATGTATGTGGCGCTGGTGGACATG GTTCCGGAGATGTTGCATAATGACGCAGGCGATCACGGCTTCAGCCACTGCGGCTTCTTCCTGCTGCAGAATGCCGGAATCCTGTTGGGTTTTGGCATTATGCTCCTCATCGCCATCTTCGAACACAAGATCCAACTGGACCTGCGATTCTGA
- the tmeff1a gene encoding tomoregulin-1, whose translation MMASGTVLRCLVSACVLSVLLDVPEARASYQPQGGECKNKDCAAGVSEKKSDLRVCDESTCRFGGVCRDDGSQLKCVCQFQCHKNYVPVCGSNGDTYQNECYRRQASCKQQRLISRVADGPCSADPGSGSGDPDDDEGSGSDISKKFSKCSTCKYGAECDEDSEDVWCICNIDCSGHNENPVCATDGNSYNSPCLVREASCMKQEQIDVEHLGRCRADKDKVGRKDNGSPFKVNVLETKGLEHGDGFYGGVATACGDAYAGFCLHGRCELHYNIATCRCESGYKGARCDELQHFNVLYVVPSGQKLHYVLIASVIGAVQIAIIVAVVMCITRKCPKNKRGGRRHKHNVGGHFSSSDTNSRMV comes from the exons ATGATGGCGTCAGGCACGGTGCTCCGGTGCCTCGTGTCCGCGTGCGTGTTGTCGGTGCTGCTCGACGTGCCCGAGGCGCGTGCATCCTATCAACCTCAGGGCGGAGAATGTAAAAACAAAGACTGTGCTGCAG GCGTGTCAGAGAAGAAGAGCGACCTGAGAGTGTGTGACGAGTCCACGTGCAGGTTTGGAGGCGTCTGCAGAGACGACGGCTCTCAGCtcaagtgtgtgtgtcagtTCCAG TGCCACAAGAACTACGTCCCTGTGTGCGGCTCCAACGGAGACACGTACCAGAACGAGTGCTACCGGCGCCAGGCGTCCTGCAAACAGCAGAGGCTCATCTCCAGAGTGGCGGACGGCCCGTGTTCTGCTG ATCCTGGTTCGGGTTCAGGGGATCCGGATG ATGATGAAGGTTCTGGTTCTGACATTAGCAAGAAGTTCTCCAAGTGCAGCACGTGTAAATACGGAGCAGAATGTGATGAAGACTCCGAAGACGTCTG GTGCATCTGTAACATCGACTGCAGCGGTCACAACGAGAACCCCGTGTGTGCCACAGATGGCAACTCCTACAACAGTCCGTGTTTGGTGCGCGAAGCTTCCTGCATGAAGCAGGAGCAGATCGATGTGGAACACCTGGGGCGCTGTCGCG CTGACAAAGACAAAGTGGGGAGGAAGGACAATGGCAGTCCTTTCAAAGTAAATGTCCTGG AAACCAAGGGTTTGGAGCATGGAGATGGCTTCTACGGCGGTGTGGCCACGGCCTGCGGTGATGCCTACGCTGGATTTTGTCTTCACGGACGATGTGAACTTCACTACAACATCGCCACCTGCAG GTGTGAGTCGGGCTACAAAGGCGCTCGCTGTGACGAGCTTCAGCACTTCAACGTCCTCTATGTAGTCCCTAGTGGACAGAAGCTGCATTACGTCCTAATCGCCTCCGTCATCGGTGCCGTGCAGATTGCCATCATCGTTGCTGTGGTGATGTGCATCACCAG GAAATGTCCCAAAAACAAGCGTGGGGGACGTCGCCACAAACACAACGTGGGGGGACACTTCTCATCCTCAGACACAAACTCTCGGATGGTATAA